A single window of Nicotiana sylvestris chromosome 5, ASM39365v2, whole genome shotgun sequence DNA harbors:
- the LOC104228731 gene encoding TMV resistance protein N-like isoform X1, with protein MASSSASGTSQFPRWNYDVFLSFRGEDTRKTFTSHLYEILDIRGIKTFQDDKRLEHGASISDELCKAIEESQCAVIIFSKNYATSRWCLNELVKIMDVKTQFGQTVIPVFYDVDPSHVRNQRESFAEAFSKHETKYKDDVEGMQRWRIALTAAANLKGCDIRDKTESDCIRQIVDQISSKLCKISLSYLQNIVGIDTHLEKIESLLGIGINDVRIVGIWGMGGVGKTTIARAMFDILLVRRDSSYQFDGACFLANIKENKRGMHSLQNIIFSELLKEKADYNNKEDGKHQMASRLRSKKVLIVLDDIDDKDHYLEYLAGDLDWFGNGSRIIITTRDKHLMGKNGVIYEVTALPNHESIQLFYQHAFKKEVPNEHFKKLSLEVVNYAKGLPLALRVWGSLLHNLGLTEWKSAIEHMKNNSNSEIVKKLKISYDGLIEPIQEIFLDIACFFRGTKKEYAMQILESCHCAVEYGLRVLIDKSLVSISENDQIQMHDLMQDMGKYIVNLQKNPGERSRLWLDKDFEEVMMNNTGTTKMEAIWFPYYHYVTLRFGKEAMKNMKKLRILNIEMSWPCDGSIEYLPNSLRWFVWTDYPWESLPAEFEPKKLVHLALKSSSLCYLWTEAKQLSSLRTLDLRYSESLVRTPDFTGMPNLEYLNLEECRDLEEVHHSLGFCRKLIRLNLESCGRLNWFPCVNVESLEYLDLDFCSSLEKFPEIHGRMKPEIQIHMKRSGIRELPSSIIQYQTHITFLDLSAMKNLVALPSSICRLKSLVSLNVSGCTKLESLPEEIGDLENLEEFYARYALISRPPSTIVRLNKLKILKFGGLHDGVHFLFPPVAEGLRSLEHLDLTCCNLIDEGLPEDIGCLSSLKELYLSGNNFEHLPRSIAQLGALRILDLRNCKRLTQLPELPPESDTIYADWSNDLICNSLFQNISSVQHDISASDSLSLRAFTSVHLGKKIPSWFLYQGMDSGVSVNLPGNWYIPDKFLGFAVYYSGSLIDTTTQLIPVCDDGMLWMTQKLALSNHSECDTKYNINFFLVPLAGLWDTSKANGKTPNDYGLIRLSFSGVMKDYGLRLLYKEEPELEALLQNIALEEQI; from the exons ATGGCATCATCTTCTGCTTCTGGTACTTCACAGTTTCCTCGATGGAACTACGATGTCTTCCTAAGTTTTAGAGGTGAAGATACTCGGAAAACATTTACGAGTCACCTGTACGAAATCTTGGATATCAGGGGAATAAAAACCTTTCAAGATGATAAAAGGCTAGAGCATGGCGCATCCATTTCGGATGAACTATGTAAAGCTATCGAAGAGTCTCAATGTGCAGTCatcattttctcaaaaaattaTGCAACATCGAGGTGGTGCTTGAATGAACTAGTGAAGATCATGGATGTCAAGACTCAATTTGGACAAACTGTCATACCGGTCTTCTATGATGTGGATCCATCACATGTTCGGAACCAGAGGGAGAGCTTTGCTGAAGCATTTTCCAAACATGAAACAAAGTATAAGGATGATGTCGAAGGAATGCAAAGATGGAGGATTGCTTTAACTGCAGCGGCCAATCTCAAAGGTTGTGATATTCGTGACAA GACTGAATCAGACTGTATTCGACAGATTGTTGATCAAATCTCGTCCAAATTATGcaagatttctttatcttattTGCAAAACATTGTTGGAATAGATACTCATTTAGAGAAAATAGAATCCTTACTAGGGATAGGAATCAATGATGTTCGGATTGTGGGGATTTGGGGCATGGGGGGAGTCGGTAAAACGACAATAGCTAGAGCTATGTTTGATATTCTCTTAGTAAGAAGGGATAGTTCCTATCAATTTGATGGTGCTTGTTTCCTTGCGAATATTAAAGAAAACAAACGTGGAATGCATTCTCTGCAAAATATTATTTTCTCTGAACTTTTAAAGGAAAAAGCTGATTACAACAATAAGGAGGACGGAAAGCACCAAATGGCTAGTAGGCTTCGTTCAAAGAAGGTCCTAATTGTGCTTGATGACATAGATGATAAAGATCATTATTTGGAGTATTTAGCAGGTGATCTTGATTGGTTTGGTAATGGCAGTAGAATTATTATAACAACTAGAGACAAGCATTTGATGGGGAAGAATGGTGTAATATATGAAGTGACTGCACTACCTAATCATGAATCCATTCAATTGTTCTATCAGCATGCTTTCAAAAAAGAGGTTCCAAATGAGCATTTTAAGAAGCTTTCATTGGAAGTCGTAAATTATGCTAAAGGCCTTCCTTTAGCCCTCAGAGTGTGGGGTTCTTTGCTGCATAACCTAggactaactgaatggaaaagtgctATAGAGCACATGAAAAATAACTCTAATTCTGAAATTGTTAAAAAGCTCAAAATTAGTTATGATGGATTAATAGAGCCCATACAAGAGATTTTTCTGGATATAGCATGCTTCTTCCGAGGGACAAAAAAAGAGTACGCCATGCAAATTCTTGAGAGCTGTCATTGTGCAGTTGAATACGGATTGCGTGTCTTAATTGACAAATCTCTTGTGTCCATCTCTGAAAATGATCAGATTCAAATGCATGACTTGATGCAAGATATGGGTAAATATATAGTGAACTTGCAAAAGAATCCGGGAGAACGCAGCAGATTATGGCTCGACAAGGATTTCGAAGAAGTGATGATGAACAATACA GGGACCACGAAAATGGAAGCAATCTGGTTTCCTTATTACCATTATGTTACATTACGCTTTGGCAAAGAGGCcatgaaaaatatgaaaaagcTTAGGATATTAAACATAGAGATGTCGTGGCCTTGTGATGGTTCCATTGAGTATCTGCCCAACAGCTTGCGTTGGTTTGTCTGGACTGACTATCCTTGGGAGTCGTTGCCAGCTGAATTTGAACCCAAAAAGCTTGTTCATCTTGCACTCAAATCCAGTTCACTGTGTTATTTATGGACGGAAGCAAAG CAATTGTCGTCTCTACGGACGCTAGATCTCAGATACTCTGAAAGCCTAGTGCGAACACCAGATTTCACAGGGATGCCAAATTTGGAGTATTTGAATCTGGAGGAATGTCGTGATCTTGAAGAGGTGCACCATTCCCTGGGATTTTGCAGAAAACTCATTCGATTAAATTTGGAGTCTTGTGGACGCCTTAATTGGTTTCCATGTGTTAACGTGGAATCTCTTGAATATCTGGATCTAGATTTTTGCTCTAGTTTAGAGAAATTTCCAGAAATCCATGGGAGAATGAAGCCGGAGATACAGATTCACATGAAACGCTCTGGGATAAGGGAACTACCATCATCTATTATTCAGTACCAAACTCATATTACCTTCCTAGATTTGAGCGCTATGAAAAACCTTGTAGCTCTTCCAAGCAGCATCTGTAGGTTGAAAAGTTTGGTTAGTCTAAATGTGTCGGGCTGCACAAAACTTGAAAGCTTGCCAGAAGAGATAGGGGATTTAGAAAACTTGGAGGAGTTTTATGCCAGGTATGCTCTAATTTCACGACCTCCGTCTACCATCGTACGCTTGAACAAACTTAAAATCTTGAAGTTTGGAGGCCTCCATGATGGAGTGCACTTTTTGTTCCCTCCAGTGGCTGAAGGATTACGGTCATTGGAACATCTGGATCTCACTTGTTGCAATCTAATAGATGAAGGACTTCCGGAAGACATTGGATGCCTATCTTCTTTGAAAGAACTGTATCTCAGTGGTAATAATTTTGAGCATTTGCCTCGAAGTATAGCCCAACTTGGTGCTCTTCGAATCTTGGACTTGAGAAATTGCAAGAGGCTTACACAGCTGCCAGAACTTCCACCAGAATCAGATACAATATATGCAGATTGGAGCAATGATTTGATCTGTAATTCGTTGTTTCAGAATATCTCGTCAGTGCAGCATGACATCTCTGCTTCAGATTCCTTGTCACTAAGAGCATTTACCAGTGTGCATCTTGGGAAGAAGATCCCAAGTTGGTTCCTCTATCAGGGAATGGATAGTGGTGTATCAGTCAATTTGCCTGGAAATTGGTATATACCTGATAAATTCTTGGGATTTGCTGTATATTACTCAGGCAGCTTAATTGACACCACAACTCAATTGATTCCCGTATGTGATGATGGGATGTTGTGGATGACCCAGAAACTTGCCTTATCCAACCATTCAGAATGTGAtacaaaatataatattaattttttcttGGTACCTCTTGCTGGCTTAT
- the LOC104228731 gene encoding TMV resistance protein N-like isoform X2 — protein sequence MEDCFNCSGQSQRTESDCIRQIVDQISSKLCKISLSYLQNIVGIDTHLEKIESLLGIGINDVRIVGIWGMGGVGKTTIARAMFDILLVRRDSSYQFDGACFLANIKENKRGMHSLQNIIFSELLKEKADYNNKEDGKHQMASRLRSKKVLIVLDDIDDKDHYLEYLAGDLDWFGNGSRIIITTRDKHLMGKNGVIYEVTALPNHESIQLFYQHAFKKEVPNEHFKKLSLEVVNYAKGLPLALRVWGSLLHNLGLTEWKSAIEHMKNNSNSEIVKKLKISYDGLIEPIQEIFLDIACFFRGTKKEYAMQILESCHCAVEYGLRVLIDKSLVSISENDQIQMHDLMQDMGKYIVNLQKNPGERSRLWLDKDFEEVMMNNTGTTKMEAIWFPYYHYVTLRFGKEAMKNMKKLRILNIEMSWPCDGSIEYLPNSLRWFVWTDYPWESLPAEFEPKKLVHLALKSSSLCYLWTEAKQLSSLRTLDLRYSESLVRTPDFTGMPNLEYLNLEECRDLEEVHHSLGFCRKLIRLNLESCGRLNWFPCVNVESLEYLDLDFCSSLEKFPEIHGRMKPEIQIHMKRSGIRELPSSIIQYQTHITFLDLSAMKNLVALPSSICRLKSLVSLNVSGCTKLESLPEEIGDLENLEEFYARYALISRPPSTIVRLNKLKILKFGGLHDGVHFLFPPVAEGLRSLEHLDLTCCNLIDEGLPEDIGCLSSLKELYLSGNNFEHLPRSIAQLGALRILDLRNCKRLTQLPELPPESDTIYADWSNDLICNSLFQNISSVQHDISASDSLSLRAFTSVHLGKKIPSWFLYQGMDSGVSVNLPGNWYIPDKFLGFAVYYSGSLIDTTTQLIPVCDDGMLWMTQKLALSNHSECDTKYNINFFLVPLAGLWDTSKANGKTPNDYGLIRLSFSGVMKDYGLRLLYKEEPELEALLQNIALEEQI from the exons ATGGAGGATTGCTTTAACTGCAGCGGCCAATCTCAAAG GACTGAATCAGACTGTATTCGACAGATTGTTGATCAAATCTCGTCCAAATTATGcaagatttctttatcttattTGCAAAACATTGTTGGAATAGATACTCATTTAGAGAAAATAGAATCCTTACTAGGGATAGGAATCAATGATGTTCGGATTGTGGGGATTTGGGGCATGGGGGGAGTCGGTAAAACGACAATAGCTAGAGCTATGTTTGATATTCTCTTAGTAAGAAGGGATAGTTCCTATCAATTTGATGGTGCTTGTTTCCTTGCGAATATTAAAGAAAACAAACGTGGAATGCATTCTCTGCAAAATATTATTTTCTCTGAACTTTTAAAGGAAAAAGCTGATTACAACAATAAGGAGGACGGAAAGCACCAAATGGCTAGTAGGCTTCGTTCAAAGAAGGTCCTAATTGTGCTTGATGACATAGATGATAAAGATCATTATTTGGAGTATTTAGCAGGTGATCTTGATTGGTTTGGTAATGGCAGTAGAATTATTATAACAACTAGAGACAAGCATTTGATGGGGAAGAATGGTGTAATATATGAAGTGACTGCACTACCTAATCATGAATCCATTCAATTGTTCTATCAGCATGCTTTCAAAAAAGAGGTTCCAAATGAGCATTTTAAGAAGCTTTCATTGGAAGTCGTAAATTATGCTAAAGGCCTTCCTTTAGCCCTCAGAGTGTGGGGTTCTTTGCTGCATAACCTAggactaactgaatggaaaagtgctATAGAGCACATGAAAAATAACTCTAATTCTGAAATTGTTAAAAAGCTCAAAATTAGTTATGATGGATTAATAGAGCCCATACAAGAGATTTTTCTGGATATAGCATGCTTCTTCCGAGGGACAAAAAAAGAGTACGCCATGCAAATTCTTGAGAGCTGTCATTGTGCAGTTGAATACGGATTGCGTGTCTTAATTGACAAATCTCTTGTGTCCATCTCTGAAAATGATCAGATTCAAATGCATGACTTGATGCAAGATATGGGTAAATATATAGTGAACTTGCAAAAGAATCCGGGAGAACGCAGCAGATTATGGCTCGACAAGGATTTCGAAGAAGTGATGATGAACAATACA GGGACCACGAAAATGGAAGCAATCTGGTTTCCTTATTACCATTATGTTACATTACGCTTTGGCAAAGAGGCcatgaaaaatatgaaaaagcTTAGGATATTAAACATAGAGATGTCGTGGCCTTGTGATGGTTCCATTGAGTATCTGCCCAACAGCTTGCGTTGGTTTGTCTGGACTGACTATCCTTGGGAGTCGTTGCCAGCTGAATTTGAACCCAAAAAGCTTGTTCATCTTGCACTCAAATCCAGTTCACTGTGTTATTTATGGACGGAAGCAAAG CAATTGTCGTCTCTACGGACGCTAGATCTCAGATACTCTGAAAGCCTAGTGCGAACACCAGATTTCACAGGGATGCCAAATTTGGAGTATTTGAATCTGGAGGAATGTCGTGATCTTGAAGAGGTGCACCATTCCCTGGGATTTTGCAGAAAACTCATTCGATTAAATTTGGAGTCTTGTGGACGCCTTAATTGGTTTCCATGTGTTAACGTGGAATCTCTTGAATATCTGGATCTAGATTTTTGCTCTAGTTTAGAGAAATTTCCAGAAATCCATGGGAGAATGAAGCCGGAGATACAGATTCACATGAAACGCTCTGGGATAAGGGAACTACCATCATCTATTATTCAGTACCAAACTCATATTACCTTCCTAGATTTGAGCGCTATGAAAAACCTTGTAGCTCTTCCAAGCAGCATCTGTAGGTTGAAAAGTTTGGTTAGTCTAAATGTGTCGGGCTGCACAAAACTTGAAAGCTTGCCAGAAGAGATAGGGGATTTAGAAAACTTGGAGGAGTTTTATGCCAGGTATGCTCTAATTTCACGACCTCCGTCTACCATCGTACGCTTGAACAAACTTAAAATCTTGAAGTTTGGAGGCCTCCATGATGGAGTGCACTTTTTGTTCCCTCCAGTGGCTGAAGGATTACGGTCATTGGAACATCTGGATCTCACTTGTTGCAATCTAATAGATGAAGGACTTCCGGAAGACATTGGATGCCTATCTTCTTTGAAAGAACTGTATCTCAGTGGTAATAATTTTGAGCATTTGCCTCGAAGTATAGCCCAACTTGGTGCTCTTCGAATCTTGGACTTGAGAAATTGCAAGAGGCTTACACAGCTGCCAGAACTTCCACCAGAATCAGATACAATATATGCAGATTGGAGCAATGATTTGATCTGTAATTCGTTGTTTCAGAATATCTCGTCAGTGCAGCATGACATCTCTGCTTCAGATTCCTTGTCACTAAGAGCATTTACCAGTGTGCATCTTGGGAAGAAGATCCCAAGTTGGTTCCTCTATCAGGGAATGGATAGTGGTGTATCAGTCAATTTGCCTGGAAATTGGTATATACCTGATAAATTCTTGGGATTTGCTGTATATTACTCAGGCAGCTTAATTGACACCACAACTCAATTGATTCCCGTATGTGATGATGGGATGTTGTGGATGACCCAGAAACTTGCCTTATCCAACCATTCAGAATGTGAtacaaaatataatattaattttttcttGGTACCTCTTGCTGGCTTAT